The Streptomyces sp. P9-A4 genome contains a region encoding:
- a CDS encoding SCO1664 family protein, whose protein sequence is MPASERIPPRSMSSPSTPQDAELLAHGELTVRGQVREASNAVLYCSVAHEGREAACVYKPVAGEQPLWDFPDGTLAQREVAAYEISEATGWGLVPPTVLRDGPYGEGMVQLWIEADPGARLLALTEDDEPGEGWKAVGPAQVDEDRTALLVHADTPELRRLAVLDAVINNGDRKGGHLLPAPDGHLYGIDHGVTFHVDDKLRTLLWGWAGEELPAEAAGVLDGLDRSLAPGAPLATRLAELLTGAEVAAVRARVGALRATGRHPEPSGQWPAIPWPPV, encoded by the coding sequence CTGCCCGCGTCAGAACGGATACCGCCGCGGAGCATGAGCAGCCCTTCGACGCCCCAGGACGCCGAGCTGCTCGCCCACGGTGAGCTGACCGTCCGCGGCCAGGTCCGCGAGGCCTCCAACGCCGTCCTGTACTGCTCCGTCGCCCACGAGGGACGCGAGGCGGCCTGCGTCTACAAGCCGGTCGCGGGGGAGCAGCCCTTGTGGGACTTCCCCGACGGCACCCTCGCGCAGCGGGAGGTCGCCGCGTACGAGATCTCCGAGGCGACCGGCTGGGGCCTGGTGCCGCCGACGGTGCTCCGCGACGGACCGTACGGCGAGGGGATGGTCCAGCTGTGGATCGAGGCCGATCCCGGGGCCCGGCTGCTCGCCCTCACCGAGGACGACGAGCCGGGAGAGGGCTGGAAGGCCGTCGGGCCCGCCCAGGTGGACGAGGACCGGACCGCGCTGCTGGTCCACGCGGACACCCCGGAGCTGCGGCGGCTCGCCGTCCTGGACGCCGTGATCAACAACGGCGACCGCAAGGGCGGGCATCTGCTCCCGGCCCCCGACGGGCACCTCTACGGCATCGACCACGGGGTCACGTTCCACGTGGACGACAAGCTGCGCACCCTGCTGTGGGGCTGGGCGGGCGAGGAGCTGCCCGCCGAGGCCGCCGGGGTGCTCGACGGGCTCGACCGCTCCCTGGCCCCCGGGGCGCCGCTCGCCACCCGTCTGGCGGAACTGCTGACCGGCGCCGAGGTGGCGGCGGTACGCGCCCGCGTGGGGGCGCTGCGCGCCACCGGACGGCATCCGGAGCCCTCGGGGCAGTGGCCGGCGATCCCTTGGCCGCCGGTCTGA
- the mshC gene encoding cysteine--1-D-myo-inosityl 2-amino-2-deoxy-alpha-D-glucopyranoside ligase, which produces MHAWPASEVPALPGKGRDLRIHDTATGGRVTLAPGPVARIYVCGITPYDATHMGHAATYNAFDLVQRVWLDTKRQVHYVQNVTDVDDPLLERAIRDGIDWVGLAERETALFREDMTALRMLPPQHYIGAVEAIPGIVPLVERLRDSGAAYELEGDVYFSVDADPHFGQVSNYTNELMRHLSAERGGDPERSGKKNPLDPMLWMAAREGEPSWDGASLGAGRPGWHIECVAIALDHLGMGFDVQGGGSDLIFPHHEMGASHAQALTGEFPMAKAYVHAGMVGLDGEKMSKSRGNLVFVSKLRRDGVDPAAIRLALLSHRYRDDWEWTDQVLQDAVERLGRWRAAVSRPDGTPADALVEELREALSDDLDTPTALAAVDRWAALQTAEGGDDDSAPGLVSRAVDALLGVAL; this is translated from the coding sequence ATGCATGCCTGGCCCGCTTCTGAGGTCCCCGCCCTTCCCGGCAAGGGCCGCGACCTCCGGATCCACGACACCGCGACCGGCGGACGAGTCACCCTCGCCCCCGGCCCCGTCGCCCGTATCTACGTCTGCGGCATCACGCCGTACGACGCGACCCACATGGGTCACGCGGCGACCTACAACGCGTTCGACCTCGTTCAGCGCGTGTGGCTCGACACCAAGCGGCAGGTGCACTACGTCCAGAACGTCACGGACGTGGACGACCCGCTCCTTGAGCGCGCGATCCGCGACGGCATCGACTGGGTCGGCCTCGCCGAGCGCGAGACCGCCCTCTTCCGCGAGGACATGACCGCCCTGCGGATGCTGCCCCCGCAGCACTACATCGGCGCCGTCGAGGCCATACCCGGCATCGTCCCGCTCGTCGAGCGCCTGCGTGACTCCGGTGCCGCCTACGAGCTGGAAGGCGACGTCTACTTCTCCGTCGACGCCGACCCGCACTTCGGGCAGGTCTCGAACTACACCAACGAGCTGATGCGCCACCTCTCCGCCGAGCGCGGCGGGGACCCGGAGCGCTCCGGCAAGAAGAACCCGCTCGACCCGATGCTCTGGATGGCCGCCCGCGAGGGCGAGCCGAGCTGGGACGGCGCCAGCCTCGGCGCAGGCCGCCCCGGCTGGCACATCGAGTGCGTCGCCATCGCCCTCGACCACCTCGGCATGGGCTTCGACGTGCAGGGCGGCGGGTCCGACCTGATCTTCCCGCACCACGAGATGGGCGCCTCCCACGCCCAGGCCCTCACCGGCGAGTTCCCCATGGCCAAGGCGTACGTCCACGCCGGCATGGTCGGCCTCGACGGCGAGAAGATGTCCAAGTCGCGCGGCAACCTGGTCTTCGTCTCGAAGCTCCGCCGCGACGGCGTCGACCCGGCCGCCATCCGGCTCGCGCTCCTCTCCCACCGCTACCGCGACGACTGGGAGTGGACCGACCAGGTCCTCCAGGACGCCGTGGAGCGCCTCGGGCGCTGGCGCGCCGCCGTCTCCCGCCCCGACGGCACCCCCGCCGACGCGCTCGTCGAGGAGCTCCGCGAGGCGCTCTCCGACGACCTCGACACCCCCACCGCGCTCGCCGCGGTGGACCGCTGGGCCGCGCTCCAGACGGCCGAGGGCGGCGACGACGACTCCGCCCCCGGACTCGTCTCCCGCGCCGTCGACGCGCTCCTGGGCGTCGCCCTGTAG
- a CDS encoding magnesium and cobalt transport protein CorA codes for MRPVIVDSAIYRDGRRTAGPSDLSDALAEARATGDAFLWVGLHEPTEAEFDHVASEFALHPLAVEDALKAHQRPKLEVYDDSLFAVLKPIVYEPESDRVSSGELMLFMGDSFVVTVRHGEGAPLAEVRRRLEADPEVLKHGPTAVLYAVSDTIVDHYLDVTGELQVDLEELEADVFAPSGGNPTNTAARIYTAKRQVLEFRRASGPLAGPMARLTAGSVPFVNEHSQPFFRDVNDHLLRSNEQVEGLDRLLSDVLSAHLAQMGVRQNDDMRKISAWAAMAAVPTMVAGIYGMNFEHMPELHWAWSYPVVIGLMAGIVLTLYRMFKRRGWM; via the coding sequence ATACGGCCCGTGATCGTGGACTCTGCCATCTACCGGGACGGGCGCCGTACGGCTGGGCCCTCCGACCTCTCCGACGCCCTGGCGGAGGCACGCGCCACCGGGGACGCCTTCCTCTGGGTGGGGCTCCACGAGCCCACGGAGGCGGAGTTCGACCATGTGGCCTCCGAGTTCGCCCTGCACCCGCTCGCCGTCGAGGACGCGCTCAAGGCCCACCAGCGGCCCAAGCTGGAGGTCTACGACGACTCGCTGTTCGCGGTGCTCAAGCCGATCGTGTACGAGCCGGAGAGCGACCGGGTCTCCTCGGGCGAGCTGATGCTGTTCATGGGCGACTCGTTCGTGGTGACGGTGCGGCACGGCGAGGGCGCGCCGCTCGCGGAGGTGCGCCGGCGGCTGGAGGCCGACCCGGAGGTGCTGAAGCACGGGCCGACGGCGGTGCTGTACGCGGTGAGCGACACGATCGTGGACCACTACCTCGATGTGACGGGCGAGCTCCAGGTCGACCTGGAGGAGCTGGAGGCGGACGTCTTCGCGCCCTCCGGGGGCAATCCGACGAACACCGCGGCGCGGATCTACACGGCGAAGCGGCAGGTCCTGGAGTTCCGGCGGGCCAGCGGTCCGCTCGCCGGGCCGATGGCCCGGCTGACGGCCGGCTCGGTGCCGTTCGTGAACGAGCACTCGCAGCCCTTCTTCCGGGACGTCAACGACCATCTGCTGCGCTCCAACGAGCAGGTGGAGGGGCTCGACCGGCTGCTGTCGGACGTGCTGTCGGCGCATCTGGCGCAGATGGGCGTGCGGCAGAACGACGACATGCGGAAGATCTCGGCGTGGGCGGCCATGGCCGCGGTCCCCACGATGGTCGCGGGGATCTACGGAATGAACTTCGAGCACATGCCGGAGCTGCACTGGGCGTGGTCGTACCCGGTGGTGATCGGCCTGATGGCGGGCATCGTCCTCACGCTGTACCGGATGTTCAAGCGGCGCGGCTGGATGTGA
- a CDS encoding ferritin-like domain-containing protein, which translates to MLTARSLFQEIIDEDESFRLFCSIAASGESQGGWENARIAALVAPGMKELTPKITRHGADEDKHGRIFNALMKKRGLEPVAVPPDTDYTMLLEQRGIGLAHDKLRRDQRLTEKDVIVYLAHSRVTEQRAADQMTMLVTYFGDHSELGRAIRMIDNDEANHLAYCHEELLRLARAGHGRLIQRTLRDSALAEIRVYRDVSLAVMRHMGRILDWPRPKAAVLAAGIHAMYAYERAAGWHRMVDLRMPERLDALGGPATPAPAF; encoded by the coding sequence ATGCTCACGGCCAGGAGCCTGTTCCAGGAAATCATCGACGAGGACGAGTCCTTCCGGCTCTTCTGCTCGATCGCGGCGAGCGGCGAGTCACAGGGCGGCTGGGAGAACGCCCGGATCGCGGCCCTCGTCGCCCCCGGCATGAAAGAGCTCACGCCCAAGATCACCCGGCACGGCGCCGACGAGGACAAGCACGGGCGGATCTTCAACGCGTTGATGAAGAAGCGCGGCCTCGAACCCGTCGCCGTACCGCCGGACACCGACTACACGATGCTGCTCGAACAGCGCGGCATCGGTCTCGCGCACGACAAGCTCCGCCGGGACCAGCGGCTGACCGAGAAGGACGTGATCGTCTACCTCGCCCACAGCAGGGTCACCGAGCAGCGGGCCGCCGACCAGATGACCATGCTCGTCACGTACTTCGGGGACCACTCCGAACTGGGCCGGGCCATCCGCATGATCGACAACGACGAGGCCAACCACCTCGCCTACTGCCACGAAGAACTCCTCCGCCTCGCGCGCGCGGGCCACGGCCGGCTGATCCAGCGGACCCTGCGCGACTCGGCCCTCGCCGAGATCCGGGTCTACCGCGACGTCAGCCTCGCCGTCATGCGCCACATGGGCCGCATCCTGGACTGGCCCCGCCCCAAGGCGGCCGTCCTCGCCGCCGGGATCCATGCCATGTACGCGTACGAGCGGGCCGCCGGGTGGCACCGGATGGTCGACCTGCGGATGCCCGAGCGACTCGACGCCCTCGGCGGCCCCGCGACCCCCGCCCCCGCCTTTTGA
- a CDS encoding DUF3090 domain-containing protein — protein sequence MSRQVFLYDPPERFVAGTVGLPGRRTFFLQASAAGRVTSVALEKTQVAALAERMDELLDEVVRRTGGNAPVPAVAPAEVSDSAPLDVPVEEEFRVGTMALAWDGEEQRMIVEAQALVELDVDSEEDLAEAEERMLQDEENGPPMLRVRLSGAQARAFAKRALDVVNAGRPPCPLCSLPLDPEGHVCPRQNGYRRGA from the coding sequence GTGTCCCGTCAGGTGTTCCTCTACGACCCACCGGAGCGTTTCGTGGCCGGTACGGTCGGGCTGCCTGGCCGCCGTACGTTCTTCCTCCAGGCGTCCGCGGCCGGCCGGGTCACCAGCGTCGCCCTGGAGAAGACGCAGGTCGCCGCGCTCGCCGAGCGCATGGACGAACTCCTCGACGAGGTCGTCCGCCGCACCGGGGGCAACGCGCCCGTCCCCGCCGTCGCCCCCGCCGAGGTCTCGGACAGCGCGCCCCTCGACGTACCGGTCGAGGAGGAGTTCCGGGTCGGCACCATGGCACTCGCCTGGGACGGCGAGGAGCAGCGCATGATCGTGGAGGCGCAGGCGCTCGTCGAGCTCGACGTGGACTCCGAGGAGGACCTCGCCGAGGCCGAGGAGCGCATGCTCCAGGACGAGGAGAACGGCCCGCCGATGCTCCGGGTCCGCCTCAGCGGCGCCCAGGCGCGGGCCTTCGCCAAGCGGGCCCTGGACGTGGTCAACGCCGGCCGTCCGCCCTGCCCGCTCTGCAGCCTGCCGCTGGACCCCGAGGGCCATGTCTGCCCGCGTCAGAACGGATACCGCCGCGGAGCATGA
- a CDS encoding histidine phosphatase family protein, whose product MATLILVRHGRSTANTSGVLAGRTPGIALDERGAAQAAALPGRLADVPLAAVVSSPLQRCRETVRPLLEARPDVPLYVEDRVNECDYGDWSGRKLAELNDEPLMEIVQAHPSSAAFPGGESMRAMQARAVDAVHDWNARIDAEHGEDACYVMCSHGDIVKSLVAHALGLHLDLFQRIHVDPCSVTVIRWTRTRPFLLRLGDTGDFAGFGPREHPDSSGTAAVGGGAGAP is encoded by the coding sequence ATGGCCACGCTGATCCTCGTCCGGCACGGACGCTCCACCGCCAACACCTCCGGGGTCCTCGCCGGGCGCACGCCCGGGATCGCCCTCGACGAGCGCGGGGCCGCGCAGGCCGCCGCGCTCCCCGGACGCCTCGCGGACGTCCCGCTCGCCGCCGTCGTCTCCAGCCCGCTCCAGCGCTGCCGGGAGACCGTACGGCCCCTCCTCGAAGCCCGCCCGGACGTTCCGCTGTACGTCGAGGACCGCGTCAACGAGTGCGACTACGGCGACTGGTCCGGCCGCAAACTGGCCGAGCTGAACGACGAACCCCTGATGGAGATCGTCCAGGCGCACCCCTCCTCCGCCGCCTTCCCCGGCGGCGAGTCCATGCGCGCGATGCAGGCCCGCGCCGTCGACGCCGTCCACGACTGGAACGCCCGGATCGACGCCGAGCACGGCGAGGACGCCTGCTACGTCATGTGCTCGCACGGCGACATCGTCAAGTCGCTCGTGGCGCACGCCCTCGGCCTCCACCTCGACCTCTTCCAGCGCATCCACGTCGACCCCTGCTCGGTCACCGTGATCCGCTGGACGCGCACGCGTCCCTTCCTCCTCCGCCTCGGCGACACCGGGGACTTCGCCGGGTTCGGCCCCCGCGAGCACCCCGACAGCAGCGGGACGGCCGCCGTCGGGGGCGGTGCGGGCGCACCGTGA
- a CDS encoding LLM class F420-dependent oxidoreductase, giving the protein MRLGINLGYWGAGMDGDNLAVAQEADRLGYDVCWAAEAYGSDAPTVLAWVAAKTERIDVGSAIMQIPARQPAMTAMTAATLDSLTGGRFRLGLGVSGPQVSEGWYGVKFDKPLSRTREYVEIVRKAMSRERLTHEGEHWTLPLPGGPGKPIKLTVHPEREHIPLYIAAIGPKNLEQTGEIADGALLIFPSAAHLEETALRHLRAGREKAGLTMDGFDVCPTLPLALGEDVDALADVFRPYTALYVGGMGSRKQNFYNQLAQRMGYEKEAAEIQDKYLAGDKTGAAAAVPQSLIDQTTLLGSVERIAERMTAYAEAGVTTLTLAPAGFTLDERLTALRAGVEAMERAGLA; this is encoded by the coding sequence ATGCGGCTCGGCATCAACCTCGGCTACTGGGGTGCGGGCATGGACGGCGACAACCTCGCCGTCGCCCAGGAGGCGGACCGCCTCGGCTACGACGTGTGCTGGGCCGCCGAGGCCTACGGCTCCGACGCCCCCACCGTCCTCGCCTGGGTCGCGGCGAAGACCGAGCGGATCGACGTGGGCTCGGCGATCATGCAGATCCCGGCCCGTCAGCCCGCCATGACGGCGATGACCGCCGCCACCCTGGACTCGCTCACCGGCGGCCGGTTCCGGCTCGGCCTCGGCGTCTCCGGACCTCAGGTCTCCGAGGGCTGGTACGGCGTGAAGTTCGACAAGCCGCTGTCCAGGACGCGCGAGTACGTCGAGATCGTCCGCAAGGCCATGTCCCGCGAGCGCCTCACCCACGAGGGCGAGCACTGGACGCTGCCGCTGCCCGGCGGCCCCGGCAAGCCCATCAAGCTCACGGTGCACCCGGAGCGCGAGCACATCCCGCTCTACATCGCCGCCATCGGCCCCAAGAACCTGGAGCAGACCGGCGAGATCGCCGACGGCGCCCTGCTGATCTTCCCCTCCGCCGCCCATCTCGAGGAGACCGCGCTCCGGCACCTGCGCGCGGGCCGCGAGAAGGCCGGACTGACGATGGACGGCTTCGACGTCTGCCCGACCCTGCCGCTGGCACTCGGCGAGGACGTCGACGCCCTGGCGGACGTGTTCCGCCCGTACACCGCGCTGTACGTCGGCGGCATGGGCAGCCGCAAGCAGAACTTCTACAACCAGCTCGCGCAGCGCATGGGCTACGAGAAGGAGGCCGCCGAGATCCAGGACAAGTACCTGGCCGGCGACAAGACGGGCGCGGCGGCGGCCGTGCCGCAGAGCCTGATCGACCAGACCACCCTGCTCGGCTCCGTGGAGCGGATCGCCGAGCGGATGACGGCGTACGCCGAGGCCGGGGTCACCACCCTCACCCTTGCCCCGGCCGGCTTCACCCTGGACGAGCGGCTGACGGCCCTGCGGGCGGGCGTCGAGGCGATGGAGCGGGCGGGCCTGGCGTAA